In Spirochaetota bacterium, a single genomic region encodes these proteins:
- a CDS encoding altronate dehydratase — MESFLGYERKDGTVGTRNYVAIIPTVSCANGVVAAIAGAVPEATPLYHGHGCGRGGADLVLHTKTLQNLALNPNVAAFLVIGLGCEFINPVGLEMVAAMANKPVKTLIIQKEGGTRNTTEKGIQLAKELLAEVGKIPMAACPLDKLIVGLECGGSDSFSGISANPAVGIASDWVVDNGGTVILTETTEMIGTNHILKKRAATPEVAQQIDTIINDTDKVAWAVLGPLAKVSIAPGNMDGGMSSIREKSLGCIAKAGNRPIAQVVSYGERPREKGVIIMDGPGYDTESMTGVAASGAQVMLFTTGRGQPIGYPIVPVIKIASNSALYRNMADDMDINAGSILEGRSIEDVGHEIVEILKRVISGQQTRAEINRQTGIICMYTQHTSF; from the coding sequence ATGGAATCATTTCTTGGATACGAAAGAAAGGACGGTACGGTCGGCACCAGGAATTACGTCGCAATTATTCCGACAGTGTCCTGCGCGAACGGAGTCGTTGCCGCGATTGCAGGAGCCGTTCCCGAGGCAACTCCCCTGTACCATGGTCACGGATGCGGACGCGGCGGAGCGGACCTCGTTCTTCATACGAAAACACTCCAGAATCTGGCGCTGAACCCCAATGTAGCCGCGTTCCTGGTGATAGGACTGGGATGTGAATTTATAAATCCTGTAGGATTGGAAATGGTCGCGGCAATGGCTAATAAACCGGTAAAAACGTTAATCATTCAAAAAGAGGGGGGTACCAGGAACACGACCGAAAAGGGTATTCAGCTGGCAAAGGAGCTGCTGGCGGAGGTTGGAAAAATTCCCATGGCAGCCTGTCCGCTCGATAAATTAATTGTCGGTCTTGAATGCGGCGGTTCGGACTCATTCTCCGGGATCAGCGCGAATCCAGCAGTCGGAATCGCCTCCGACTGGGTCGTTGATAACGGGGGTACGGTGATCCTTACAGAAACGACCGAAATGATCGGAACGAATCACATTTTAAAGAAAAGGGCGGCAACCCCCGAGGTTGCGCAGCAAATCGATACGATTATTAATGATACCGATAAGGTCGCATGGGCGGTGCTGGGTCCTCTCGCGAAGGTTTCGATCGCGCCGGGCAATATGGACGGCGGCATGAGCTCCATCAGGGAGAAATCGCTCGGGTGCATAGCGAAAGCGGGAAACAGGCCCATTGCACAAGTGGTGAGCTACGGAGAACGTCCCCGCGAGAAAGGAGTGATAATCATGGACGGTCCCGGGTATGATACGGAATCCATGACGGGGGTGGCGGCTTCCGGCGCGCAGGTTATGCTGTTTACCACGGGACGCGGACAACCGATCGGGTACCCGATTGTTCCTGTAATCAAGATCGCGAGCAACAGCGCCCTGTATCGAAATATGGCGGACGATATGGATATCAATGCTGGTTCCATTCTTGAAGGAAGAAGCATTGAAGACGTAGGTCATGAGATAGTGGAAATATTAAAGAGGGTCATCTCCGGACAGCAAACCAGGGCGGAGATCAATCGTCAAACCGGGATTATATGCATGTATACACAGCATACTTCCTTCTGA
- a CDS encoding response regulator transcription factor: protein MKAALKKRLFIVDDHKIFREGLSLLIGREPDLEICGEAEEADAALKDVIKLKPHLILLDITLKNSNGLEFIRDLQKTMPEIPVLILSMHDEIFYAERAIKAGAKGYVMKHEPAGTLMDAIHKVLDGKIYLSGKMTERAVELFSETMKNVASSPIESLSNRELQVFELIGRGYTTYQIAKETNLNIKTIGTYREKIKAKLNLKSATELTKYAIHWMGNI, encoded by the coding sequence ATGAAAGCCGCGCTAAAAAAGAGACTCTTCATCGTAGACGATCATAAGATATTCAGGGAGGGACTGAGCTTGCTCATTGGCAGGGAACCCGATCTGGAGATATGCGGCGAGGCGGAGGAGGCCGATGCAGCATTGAAAGACGTTATAAAATTAAAGCCCCATCTAATCTTGCTCGACATAACCCTGAAAAACAGCAACGGTCTGGAGTTCATCAGGGATCTGCAGAAAACGATGCCGGAAATTCCCGTTTTGATACTCTCGATGCACGACGAGATTTTCTACGCCGAGAGGGCCATCAAGGCCGGTGCCAAAGGCTATGTCATGAAACATGAGCCCGCGGGAACGCTCATGGATGCCATTCATAAGGTATTGGACGGAAAAATTTATCTAAGCGGCAAGATGACGGAGAGGGCGGTTGAACTGTTCTCCGAAACAATGAAAAATGTCGCGTCCTCGCCGATCGAATCCTTGAGCAATCGCGAGCTCCAGGTATTCGAATTAATAGGACGGGGCTATACAACGTATCAAATCGCGAAGGAGACAAATCTCAATATAAAAACAATCGGAACATACAGGGAAAAAATAAAGGCAAAGCTGAATCTGAAATCGGCTACGGAATTGACGAAATATGCCATTCATTGGATGGGAAATATCTAA